A stretch of DNA from Jatrophihabitans endophyticus:
CGTTGTTCACCGCGACGTCGCCGCCCTCTCGCGCTGATGTATCGTGCTGATACATCGCGTCGAAACGCTCGGCGCGGGTCCCCGCCAGGGACGAATCCGGACGAACGGGGGCGGCGCGTGCTGGAGATCGCCGTTCTCGGGCTGCTCAACGAGAGCCCGATGCACGGGTACGAGATCCGCAAGCGGCTCGCGACCACCCTCGGGACGTTCCGGGCGTTCTCCTACGGCTCGCTCTACCCCACCCTGCGACGGCTGTCCGACGCCGGGTGGATCTCCGAGGAGTCACCGCTCGCCGAGACCGGCACCGCCCGGTCCCGTCGCGGCAAGCGCGTCTACCAGCTGACGGCCGAGGGCAAGGAACACCTCGCCGACCTGCTGGCCGACGTCGGTCCCGACGCCTTCGACGACGAGGGCTTCGGCGCCCGGCTGGCGTTCTTCGCGCAGACGCGCTCGGACGTCCGGCTGCAGATCCTCGAAGGTCGGCGCCGCCGAGTCGAGGAGAAGCGCGACGGGATGAAGCGGGCCCGCACCGGTGAGCGGTTCGACCGCTACACCCGCGAGCTGCACGAGCACGGCCTCGAGTCGGTCGACCGCGAGGTCCGCTGGCTCACCGAGCTCATCGAGACCGAGCGCACCGAGAACGCCCGAACCGACCCCCCGCACGACCGCTAACAGCCCAGCAGCACCGAACAGAAGGAGGAAGCCCTGATGGCTTCGCAGTCCGCGAGCGGCAAGATCCGCGTCGCAATCGTGGGTGTGGGCAACTGCTCCGCATCCCTCGTCCAGGGCGTCCACTTCTACCGCGACGCCGACCCCGCGACCAAGGTCCCGGGCCTCATGCACGTCAACTTCGGCGACTACCACGTCAGCGACATCGAGTTCGTCGCCGCGTTCGACGTCGACGCCAAGAAGGTCGGCCTCGACCTGTCGCAGGCCATCGCGGCCAGCGAGAACAACACCATCAAGATCTGCGACGTCCCGCAGCTCGACGTGCCGGTGCAGCGTGGTCACACGCTCGACGGCCTCGGCAAGTACTACCGCGAGACGATCGAGGAGTCCCTCGAGGAGCCCGTCGACGTCGTCCAGGTGCTCAAGGACCAGGCCGTCGACGTCCTGATCTGCTACCTGCCCGTCGGCTCCGAGGACGCGGCGAAGTTCTACGCGCAGTGCGCCATCGACGCCAAGGTCGCCTTCGTCAACGCGCTGCCGGTGTTCATCGCCAGCACCCCCGAGTGGGCCCAGAAGTTCACCGACGCCGGTGTCCCGATCGTCGGCGACGACATCAAGAGCCAGGTCGGCGCCACCATCACGCACCGCGTGCTG
This window harbors:
- a CDS encoding PadR family transcriptional regulator codes for the protein MLEIAVLGLLNESPMHGYEIRKRLATTLGTFRAFSYGSLYPTLRRLSDAGWISEESPLAETGTARSRRGKRVYQLTAEGKEHLADLLADVGPDAFDDEGFGARLAFFAQTRSDVRLQILEGRRRRVEEKRDGMKRARTGERFDRYTRELHEHGLESVDREVRWLTELIETERTENARTDPPHDR
- a CDS encoding inositol-3-phosphate synthase, yielding MASQSASGKIRVAIVGVGNCSASLVQGVHFYRDADPATKVPGLMHVNFGDYHVSDIEFVAAFDVDAKKVGLDLSQAIAASENNTIKICDVPQLDVPVQRGHTLDGLGKYYRETIEESLEEPVDVVQVLKDQAVDVLICYLPVGSEDAAKFYAQCAIDAKVAFVNALPVFIASTPEWAQKFTDAGVPIVGDDIKSQVGATITHRVLTKLFEDRGVEVQRTYQLNVGGNMDFKNMLERDRLESKKISKTQSVTSQVPDRDLGERNVHIGPSDYVAWLDDRKWAFVRLEGKTFGDVPLNLEYKLEVWDSPNSAGIIIDALRAAKIAKDRGIGGPILSASSYFMKSPPVQYFDDEARKAVQDFIDGTVER